One Burkholderia sp. WP9 genomic window, CCGTACGGCGTGCACGGGCGAAACAGCGGCTGGCCGGTCATCAGCGCGCCGGCGTTGGCGACGTGAAAGCCGTCCACGTCCTTTTCCGGCGCGATCGCCTCGATCACCTTATGGCTGTCGATGTGCGGCGGCAGCGGCAGCTGCACCAGAATGCCGTGGATGCGCGGGTCGTGATTCAGTTCGTCGATGCGCGCGAGCAGTTCGGCTTCCGGCAGGTCGGCCGGATAACGGTCGAACGACGAGCCGAGGCCATTGTCGTGGCACGCCTTGACCTTGTTGCGCACGTACACTTCGCTAGCCGGATTGTCGCCGACCAGCACCACGGCGAGGCCTGGCTGATGGCCGCGGGCGGTGAGGGCGGCGGCGCGTGCGGCGACGTCCGCGCGCAGGGTCTTGGAAAGGGCGAGGCCGTCGATCAGTTTGGCAGTCATGGTCGGGTCGAGATGGGCAGTTTGGAAAGCGGGGCAGGGCGCAGACGCTCGAGCGGGCCACGCGCGATGGCGCTTTTCATCGGGAATAGGTCGGCACGTGAAAAGCGCGCGGCGCGAATCGGGGTTAAGCGGCGCTGCAAAGTCCGACATTATACCGGCCCTGCCTCGTGCGCCGCGCACGGATGGCCGGTTGCATCGCGGCGTTGCGGGGGGAGACGCGTACGCCGTCGCGCCGGCTCGCTACGGCTGGACCGCTTGCCAACCCGAGTCCGGATCGAACGTCTTGATCGCCGCCGCCGCACGCGTGGTTTGCGGCCCGAGGTTCTTCTGATACACCTGCCCCTCCTGGTTGACGATGAAACTCATCACACCGGTCTTGCCGTATCCGGCCGGCGAGGCGATCAGCCCGAAGCCTTTGGACAGCACGCCGTGTTCGAAGTAGTTCTGCGCGCCACCCTTCGCGTGCGGCCCTTGCGCCGTGAGGATGCGGTAGTGATAACCGTGATAGGCCTCCTGAGGCAGCGTGCCGTTCGGCATGGTGGCGGCGAGCGGTCCAAAGGGGCTTTCCGGTTCGCCTGGCGCCGTTGTCCAATACAGTCCGTCATGCTGTCCCGGCGTACTGACGAAGCGTTGTGCGTAGCGCTGGGTCAGATTGCGATAGTCGTATTGCGCATCCAGGTAGGCGAGCGAAGTCAGGATCGCGGCGCGCTCATTGCGGCCGATGCGGCGCGTCAGCATCTCGTCGCGTGCCGCCGGCAGGTCGAAGCGCCAACCGTTGCCTGCCTGCACGAGCGGAATCGGCAGGTTCCAGCCACTGTAGCCCACCGTCAGATGCGCGGTGACGCGCCCCCTGTCGATAGCCGGCTCCTCGATGATCTGATGGTTTTTCGACCATTCGCCGAGGAACTGGTAGATGTCGTCCTCGCCGATGCCTTCGGTCGGAATGACGCGTTGAAAGTCGCTGCCGAGCACGTGCTTGAGCGCGTCCTCGTCGTTACGGGCGAGCGCTTCGACGAATGCATTGGCGGCGTCGTTGGCGCTAGGGTAGATCGCCTGGGCATGGGCCGGGACCGTGCTGATCAGCAGCACCGGAGCAAGGAGCAGCGTGGCAGTGGTGCCGAGAGCGACCGCCACTGTCAGGACGTTGGCGCGCAGCGTGCGCGTTGAGAATAGACGCATCATCAGAGACTCCTTTTTTGTTCAACGGCCGCGGCCGAAGTGGTGCTCACCTGCGCCGCCGCCGCCCAATCCGCCACTCCAATTGCCGATTCCGCTGCCATGCTGGCCGCTGCCGTTTGCACCGAGACCTGCCGACGTGCGCTGCTGGCCGCTGCCGTTTGCACCGGGCGCGGCGTGCGAGTGTTGCAGGCCGCCCGCGTTCGCACCGCGATCTCCTGCCGCGTACTGCTGGCCATTGCGGCTGGCGAGCGCGTCGCGGCTTGTCTGACCGCGCTGCGTGTCCTGTCGCGCGGCGTTGCCGTCGCCGGCGCCGCGCAGCGCGTTGTCGCGATTGGCGTTCTGCGCGCGGTTTTGCAATTCGGGGTTCGCCGTGCCGCCGTGGCGGATCCCTTGCAGGCGCTCGCTCGCGCTGCCGCCCAGATTCTGGCCGGTGCGGCTCTGCAAGGTCTGCTGTGCCTGAGCGCGGGCGTTGTCCCGGCCGCGATACGCCTCGCGCTGCGTGCCGCCGACGTTGTTGTTCAGGTTGCGTTCGAGATTCGCGTTGTTGACGTTGCGGTTGACGTTGCTATTGCGATTCCAGTTCGTCGTGCTGCCGTTCACGTTGAGCCGGTTGTTCACGTTGATCGTGTTGTACCGGTTCACGTTGATATTGACGTCATGCGAGTTCCAGTTGAAGCCGCCCCACAGTGCGTTCGCGACGGCGATACCCGTGCCGAATGCGAGGCCGGCCATGAAGCTGGTGGCGATGGTGTAGCCGGGCGGCGGCGGCACATACACCGGCGGATAAGCGGGATAGGGCCATACACCGTAGACCACCGTGGGGTTATAGGTCGGCACGTACACCACCTGCGGATTGGCCGGCACGATCTGAATCGTGCTCTGCTCGACCACAATCGTTTGTTGCGCACTCGTTTTCAGATTGCCGGCCGCTTGCGCTTGCCTGCGCAGACGCTGAACGGAGTCCATCACGTCACCAGGCTGGGCAAGGAACGCGGTGCCGAGTTGCGCGACCCAATCGGATTTCGAGGCCATGGTGGCGAGCACCTGCGGAAAAGCGACGAGCGACTGTACGCTCGCGTCCCACGGCTCGGCTGCGACCGCTCTGACCGCGTCGTCGCCCTGCAGCCTGGCGTTCGCTTTGGACCATGCGGCCGCAGCCCGCACGTCTTGCGGAAAGGTCGAGGCCATCAGCACCTGGGCGAGCAGGGCGTCCGGATAAAGCGCGACGGGAGCGGCCAGCGAATCGAGCTGCTGGTTCGACATTCTGGTGGCGGCTTGCGCACGGACGGCGTCCGGCGTGGCGAGCCCGCTGAAGAGTGGCGCGCCCGCGAGAACCGCGCAGACGAACAACGCACGCGAGCGGTGTGCTCCGGATCGTTTCACGATGAATTCCTCCCGGTGGTGTTGATAAGACGCGACGTGGATTCGCAGTACTGACTGCGTCGGTTCGTCGCAATGGAATCTGCCATGGAGTGGCGGAGCGAGCAGGTGTCCGGTTTGCCGTCAAGTGGCTCGGCGAAAACACGTGCTGCTAGAGGGAAACATTCGATCCTATCCGATTGTTTCGCACCACCAGGCGATACGGCGTGCGGCGTTTTGCAGCACGCCATTCCCGCGTTGATCGCGCTATCGACGACAACCGCTAAGGAGTTCTGCGTAAATTAAAGGGTGCGGATCAGTCCGTCAATCTTGTCTGAGGAAAGAAATTGTTGCGAAATCGGGTAAGCATTTGCTGAGTAATGCGTATTATTTTCCGGGAGATGCGTCGATTTAACGCAGTTCGCGTTGATGGCCGTGAGAAGTGTGCGAGGCGCTGAAGGGCGCTGAGGGAATAACAGGCGGGAGAGGGCGAGGCGGGCCGGACTCGTGGATAGTCCGGCCATTGATGCGCGGCACTGTTCCGGTGGCGAGTCCCACGAGGGGACTTCCTTCGGGCGTGCCGGCAGGTGCGGCTTATTGCGCCGGTTGCGGCTTGTTCGACAGCGCGAGTCGCAGCAGGTCGGCGACCGTGTTGACGTTGAGCTTTTCCATGATGTTCGCGCGGTGCGCTTCGACCGTCTTGATGCTGATGCCGAGGTCGTCGGCGATCTGCTTGTTCAGGCGGCCCGCGATGATGCGTTCGAGCACCTGGTGCTCACGCGCGGTCAGCTTGCCCAGACGCTCGGCGGCGGCGCGCTGCTGCTGCACGCTGCTGCTTTCGCTGCGCGCCTTGTCGAGCATGCGCTCGACCAGCTTGCGCAACTCGGCTTCGTCGAACGGCTTTTCGATGAAGTCCATCGCGCCTTTTTTCATCGTGGACACAGCCATCGGCACATCGCCGTGGCCCGTCACGAAGATGATCGGCAGCGACGCGTTGTCGGCGATCAGGCGTTCCTGCAACTCGAGCCCGCTCATGCCGGACATCCGCACGTCGAGGATCAGGCAGGCGATCTGGCCCGGATGCGTGTGCGGCTGCCATGCGTCGATGAACTGCTCGGCGCTGGAGAAGCATTGCACGCGGTAGCCGTTCGCCTCCAGCAGCCAGCGCAGCGAATCTCGCACGGCCTCGTCGTCGTCGACGACAAAGACAGTTTCCTGTGTGGTGACTGGGCTGTTCATAGCTCTCCCGTAACGGTTTGTGGTGTCGGCGCCTGTGACCCGCCGTTGCTCGGGCCGTCAGGCTCTCCAATAGGCAGACTGCAATGGAACGTGGCGCCCGTGATGTGGCCGTCAGATTCGACGTTGTTCACCACCCACAGACGACCGCGGTGCGATTCGATAATCGAACGGCAAATATTCAGCCCCATGCCCATACCATCGGACTTGGTGCTGTAAAACGGTTCGAACAGCCGCTCGGCTGTTGCTTCGTCGACGCCCGGCCCCTGGTCGACGACGCTGATGCAGACAAACCCGCCTTCCAGCCGCACGACCACGCGGATCACCGGATCAACCGCGTTCGGACGGGCTTCGGCCATCGCTTCGGCGCCATTCTTCAGCAGGTTGACCAGCACCTGCTCGATCAGCACCGGATCGACGTAGATCACCGGCAGGCGCGCGCGCAGATCCGTAACGATGCGAATGCGGCGCTTTCTCGCCTCAAGTTCGGCCAGACCCACCGCGTCCGCGACGATATCGGCCACGCGCGTGGCCTGACGCTTCGGCTCGCTGCGCTTCACGAACTCGCGAATGCGCTTGATGATCATGCCGGCACGCACCGCCTGCTGGGCCGTCTTTTCGAGCACGGGCAGCAGATTGTCAGGTGTCGTCCGACCGGATTTAACCAGTGCGACGGTTCCGGAGCAATAGTTATTGATCGCGGCGAGCGGCTGGTTCAACTCGTGGGCGAGCGAGGAGGCCATTTCACCCATCGTCATGAGACGGCTGGTGAACTGCAGCTTTTCGTCCTGCTGGCGCGACAATTCCTGCGCCTGCTTGCGCGTCGTGATGTCGGTTGCGATCTGCATCTGCGCGAGGTGGCCGTCCACCCACTGGATGTACTGGCGGCGCACTTCGAACCATTTCTGGATGCTTTGCACGTAGACTTCCTGCGCATCGGCGGTGCTTTCGGTCAACGCCGCGGCGGGCAGCCCGGCATAGGTGTCCACCATATCGATCGAATCGGACGACGCCTGTGCGCTATCGAACCCGCCGCCCGCCAATTCCAGATGTCCGTCCGGGCGAATCCCGAACAGGTGCCGGTAATAGCGGTTGGCGAACAGCAGTTCGGCTTCGTCGGCGGCCAGCACGGACACGGCCGCGTCGAGGCTTTCGAGCACGGTGGTGAAGCGCTCGTGCGCGGCGGCGAGTTCTTCGCGCGCGCGTTTCGGCTCGGTGATGTCGGTCATCGACGACATCCAGCCGGTCTGGCGGCCCGAGCTGTCGATCAGCGGCGATACATAAAGGCGGGCGTGGAACAGCGAGCCGTCCTTGCGGCGCACCCGCAATTCGAAGCCCGACGAGGGCGCCTTGCCGCGCAGCGTCATGTCGAGCTGGCGCTGCATTTCCGGATAAGCGTCGCGCGGCCAGTAGGCGAACGGCGCGTTCTTGCCGACCAGATCGCTTTCGTCCCAGCCGGTCATGCGGCAAAACGCTGGATTGACGTGGGTGATGCGCCCGTGCATGTCGAGCACGCGCATGCCGATCAGCACCGAGTTTTCCATCGCGCGGCGGAAGAACGCCTCGGCGTACAGCGCCTGCTGCGCCTCGAAGCGTTGGCGCGTGTGTTTCCACAAGCTCCACAGGCTCCACAACACGAAACAGGACAGACCCGCCACCAGCCACACCAGTGTGTTGTTGGTGAAGTTGGTCATCTGCGGGAACGCGTAGACGCGCACCGAGACGCCCTGGCCCGGCGGGTCGAGCGGCAGGTCGTAGAACATGTCGCGCGGCAGGCGCGGGCGGGTCGACGTGGTGGTCAACTCGCGGTTGTTCACATCGATGATCGAGATTTTGTATTTCGCCGAGAGCTCGGGCGGAATGTCGTGCTTGAGGATCCCTTCCACCGAGAACACCGCGGCGATCGTGCCGAGGAAGTCGCGGTCGCGGAACACCGGCGTTTGCAGCGTGATGTAGCCGTTGCCGAGGTCGTCGTAGATGAGCGGCGAATAGACCTGGCGGCGCGTATTGCGCGCCTCGGTGAAGGCGGCTTTGACCGCTTCGTCCATCTGCGTGTCGTTCGGCCTCGCGAGCCGCTGGCCGAACACCGGCAGCGCGGTATTGGGCCAGCGCGGCTGCTGCTGGCTCGTGTACCAGTTCATGTAGAGGATCTCGGGATGCCCCTGCATGATGTCCGTGGTGGACACCTGGAACGAATGCGGATCGGCGTGACCGGCGACCAGATCGCGCGCGAGCGCCTGGATCTGTTCCTGCGCGCCGGTCATGGAAAGACGGATCTGCTGCTGCGCCCACGCGACATTACGGTAAAGCGTGTCTTCCTGCTGTTGCTGTTCGCGCCGGTTCAGGCTCCACAGAATCAGACTCATGACGACCAGAAACACCAGGATCGACAGGAGCGGCGTGAGCAAATAGGAATTGGACCACCACGGTCCGTGGTGCCAGCGGGAGGACGGCGTCGAATCCGCAGGCGAACCGGCGGTGCGCGCCGAGCGTGCGAAAAGCCGTTCGGTCAACATGCGAGGCATTGTAGCGCAGCGTGAAGCTAGTAAATGGCGCAAAAAAGCGCTGAAAGTGCCATTAATCGGCGCAAACTAGCCGACGTATCCGTCGATCGGCAGTCAAATCAGGTTGCGTCGCAACAATTTTCCGCATTATGAGAATCGATCTCGTAATTCGAAAATTTTGTTGCGCGGACGTCGGGACCCTTATTACAATCGGCCGAAGCTGCCGCGGCCGTGCTTCGTCCGCGTCGTCTGTTCAAAGAGCGTTCCTCTACATCCAGGAGACGAGCATGTCCGCTGTACCCGACGAAGTCATGAAATATGTCGCTGCTGAAAAAGACGACGATCCCCAGGAAAC contains:
- the folD gene encoding bifunctional methylenetetrahydrofolate dehydrogenase/methenyltetrahydrofolate cyclohydrolase FolD — encoded protein: MTAKLIDGLALSKTLRADVAARAAALTARGHQPGLAVVLVGDNPASEVYVRNKVKACHDNGLGSSFDRYPADLPEAELLARIDELNHDPRIHGILVQLPLPPHIDSHKVIEAIAPEKDVDGFHVANAGALMTGQPLFRPCTPYGVMKMLAAYEIPLQGANAVVIGRSNIVGKPMALLLLEAGATVTICHSKTRDLAAHTRNADVVVAATGLRNILTADMVKPGAAVIDVGMNRDEAGKLCGDVDFAGVKEVAGYITPVPGGVGPMTITMLLVNTIEAAEREAAASA
- a CDS encoding DUF2950 domain-containing protein; amino-acid sequence: MMRLFSTRTLRANVLTVAVALGTTATLLLAPVLLISTVPAHAQAIYPSANDAANAFVEALARNDEDALKHVLGSDFQRVIPTEGIGEDDIYQFLGEWSKNHQIIEEPAIDRGRVTAHLTVGYSGWNLPIPLVQAGNGWRFDLPAARDEMLTRRIGRNERAAILTSLAYLDAQYDYRNLTQRYAQRFVSTPGQHDGLYWTTAPGEPESPFGPLAATMPNGTLPQEAYHGYHYRILTAQGPHAKGGAQNYFEHGVLSKGFGLIASPAGYGKTGVMSFIVNQEGQVYQKNLGPQTTRAAAAIKTFDPDSGWQAVQP
- a CDS encoding DUF3300 domain-containing protein; the encoded protein is MKRSGAHRSRALFVCAVLAGAPLFSGLATPDAVRAQAATRMSNQQLDSLAAPVALYPDALLAQVLMASTFPQDVRAAAAWSKANARLQGDDAVRAVAAEPWDASVQSLVAFPQVLATMASKSDWVAQLGTAFLAQPGDVMDSVQRLRRQAQAAGNLKTSAQQTIVVEQSTIQIVPANPQVVYVPTYNPTVVYGVWPYPAYPPVYVPPPPGYTIATSFMAGLAFGTGIAVANALWGGFNWNSHDVNINVNRYNTINVNNRLNVNGSTTNWNRNSNVNRNVNNANLERNLNNNVGGTQREAYRGRDNARAQAQQTLQSRTGQNLGGSASERLQGIRHGGTANPELQNRAQNANRDNALRGAGDGNAARQDTQRGQTSRDALASRNGQQYAAGDRGANAGGLQHSHAAPGANGSGQQRTSAGLGANGSGQHGSGIGNWSGGLGGGGAGEHHFGRGR
- the fixJ gene encoding oxygen response regulator transcription factor FixJ, encoding MNSPVTTQETVFVVDDDEAVRDSLRWLLEANGYRVQCFSSAEQFIDAWQPHTHPGQIACLILDVRMSGMSGLELQERLIADNASLPIIFVTGHGDVPMAVSTMKKGAMDFIEKPFDEAELRKLVERMLDKARSESSSVQQQRAAAERLGKLTAREHQVLERIIAGRLNKQIADDLGISIKTVEAHRANIMEKLNVNTVADLLRLALSNKPQPAQ
- the fixL gene encoding oxygen sensor histidine kinase FixL; translation: MLTERLFARSARTAGSPADSTPSSRWHHGPWWSNSYLLTPLLSILVFLVVMSLILWSLNRREQQQQEDTLYRNVAWAQQQIRLSMTGAQEQIQALARDLVAGHADPHSFQVSTTDIMQGHPEILYMNWYTSQQQPRWPNTALPVFGQRLARPNDTQMDEAVKAAFTEARNTRRQVYSPLIYDDLGNGYITLQTPVFRDRDFLGTIAAVFSVEGILKHDIPPELSAKYKISIIDVNNRELTTTSTRPRLPRDMFYDLPLDPPGQGVSVRVYAFPQMTNFTNNTLVWLVAGLSCFVLWSLWSLWKHTRQRFEAQQALYAEAFFRRAMENSVLIGMRVLDMHGRITHVNPAFCRMTGWDESDLVGKNAPFAYWPRDAYPEMQRQLDMTLRGKAPSSGFELRVRRKDGSLFHARLYVSPLIDSSGRQTGWMSSMTDITEPKRAREELAAAHERFTTVLESLDAAVSVLAADEAELLFANRYYRHLFGIRPDGHLELAGGGFDSAQASSDSIDMVDTYAGLPAAALTESTADAQEVYVQSIQKWFEVRRQYIQWVDGHLAQMQIATDITTRKQAQELSRQQDEKLQFTSRLMTMGEMASSLAHELNQPLAAINNYCSGTVALVKSGRTTPDNLLPVLEKTAQQAVRAGMIIKRIREFVKRSEPKRQATRVADIVADAVGLAELEARKRRIRIVTDLRARLPVIYVDPVLIEQVLVNLLKNGAEAMAEARPNAVDPVIRVVVRLEGGFVCISVVDQGPGVDEATAERLFEPFYSTKSDGMGMGLNICRSIIESHRGRLWVVNNVESDGHITGATFHCSLPIGEPDGPSNGGSQAPTPQTVTGEL